The following are encoded in a window of Candidatus Jidaibacter acanthamoeba genomic DNA:
- the rpoC gene encoding DNA-directed RNA polymerase subunit beta', whose product MSNFGYFGLANSRQEFDEIKISIVNPEQIRAWSFGEVKKPDTVNYRTIKPENGGLFCARIFGPIKDYECLCGKYKRMKYRGIVCEKCGVEVTTSKVRRERMGHIELASPVVHIWFLRSLPSKISNLLDIPIKDIEKVLYFESYIVIDPGMANLQYGQLLNDEEFYQAQDDFGEDSFEASMGAEAVKRLLQKLDLEEEKNRLRGELKDVFSETKRKKIAKRLKLIEEFIESGNKPEWMVLEALPVISPDLRPLVMLDGGRFATSDLNELYRRLINRNNRLKRLIELKAPDIIVRNEKRMLQEAADALFDNGRKGRAVKNSNKRPFKSLADMLKGKQGRFRQNLLGKRVDYSGRSVIVVGPELKLHQCGLPKKMALELFKPFIYSKLEMYGIATTLKSAKKMVELEKPEVWDILEEVIREHPVLLNRAPTLHRLGIQAFEPLLIEGKAIQLHPLVCAAFNADFDGDQMAVHVPLSIEAQLEARALMMSTNNILSPANGKPIIVPSQDIILGLYYMTIQLDNEKGEGMAFVDVAEIEHALHAGTLSLHAKIKARRKRIDGNGNITTFIAETTPGRVILSELLPKDANMSFDLVNRVITKKEVSKLIDAVYRHCGQKATVIFSDQLMQLGFSNACISGISFGKDDIVIPETKEKHIQETLSEARQYESQHADGLITSGEKYNKVVDAWSRCTDRVANDMMKIISSKPKSNNDNTPGQLKINSIFMMADSGARGSAAQLRQLAGMRGLMTKPSGEIIENPITSNFKEGLTELEYFISTHGARKGLADTALKTANSGYLTRKLVDVAQDCIIVENDCGTQNGIVAKPIIEAGEVVVQLSEAILGRVAITDVYHPTSGELITKANEMITEAVVERIDEAGVDRIKVRSVLTCESKGGVCAKCYGRDLATGDMVNIGEAVGVIAAQSIGEPGTQLTMRTFHIGGAAQKGAVQSSAIASHEGNIKVLHKNIVTDSQGKKIIMSRSCEVLIFDDKGSEKASFKVPYGAKLLVDDGTRVKPGQKMAEWDPYTIPIITEKSGRATFADLMSGVSLKEVLDETTGVSNRVVIDWKQQARGSELRPRILLQDEEGNVITLANGLEARYFLPVDAILSVSDNQYVNAGDVIARIPKESSKTKDITGGLPKVVERFEARKPKDHSLISESDGYIEFGKDYKSKRRIIVRSKDTALEPVEYFIPRGRHITVNEGDFVSKGDMLMEGNPSPHDILRIMGVEALSTYVVNEVQQVYRLQGVKIDDKHIEVILRQMLQKVEITDPGETTFLTGEQVDREEFEIVNNKALEQGYMPAVAIPILQGVTKASLQTRSFFSAASFQETTRVLTDAAVAGKIDKLQGLKENIIVGRLIPAGTGFYTNVIKKAAYKRDKDFAIANQAAYSAGSENEENSSDQENLKNAAN is encoded by the coding sequence ATGAGCAATTTTGGATATTTTGGATTGGCAAATAGTCGCCAGGAATTTGATGAAATAAAAATTTCAATCGTAAATCCTGAGCAGATTAGAGCGTGGTCTTTCGGAGAAGTTAAAAAGCCGGATACGGTTAACTATAGAACAATCAAGCCTGAAAACGGCGGGTTGTTCTGCGCCCGTATTTTTGGTCCGATCAAAGACTATGAATGCCTATGCGGAAAATATAAAAGGATGAAGTATAGAGGTATCGTATGTGAAAAATGCGGAGTTGAAGTAACTACCTCTAAAGTAAGACGTGAAAGAATGGGACACATTGAGCTTGCGAGCCCGGTTGTGCACATTTGGTTCTTGCGTTCGCTACCTTCCAAAATCAGTAATTTGCTTGATATCCCGATTAAAGACATCGAAAAAGTTCTCTATTTTGAATCATATATTGTAATTGACCCGGGAATGGCTAATTTACAATATGGCCAGCTTTTGAATGATGAAGAATTTTATCAAGCTCAAGATGACTTCGGTGAAGATTCCTTTGAAGCATCAATGGGTGCGGAAGCAGTTAAAAGATTATTGCAAAAATTAGACCTTGAAGAAGAAAAAAATAGGTTAAGAGGAGAATTAAAAGATGTTTTCTCTGAAACTAAGCGTAAAAAAATAGCTAAAAGACTTAAGCTTATTGAAGAATTTATAGAGTCGGGTAATAAACCTGAATGGATGGTTTTAGAAGCTCTCCCGGTAATTTCTCCTGATTTAAGGCCGCTTGTAATGCTTGATGGCGGAAGATTCGCGACCTCTGATCTTAACGAGTTATATAGAAGGCTAATCAATAGAAATAACCGACTTAAACGCTTAATCGAGCTTAAAGCGCCTGATATTATTGTACGTAATGAAAAAAGAATGCTTCAAGAAGCAGCTGATGCATTATTTGACAATGGTAGAAAAGGAAGAGCTGTTAAAAATTCCAACAAGCGTCCGTTTAAGTCTTTAGCGGATATGCTAAAAGGTAAACAAGGAAGATTTAGACAGAACTTGCTTGGTAAGCGTGTTGACTATTCAGGTCGTTCGGTAATCGTTGTCGGTCCGGAACTAAAATTACATCAGTGCGGATTACCTAAAAAAATGGCATTAGAATTATTTAAGCCGTTTATTTATTCCAAGCTTGAAATGTATGGAATTGCAACTACACTTAAATCCGCTAAAAAGATGGTAGAGTTGGAAAAGCCGGAGGTATGGGATATCTTAGAAGAAGTTATCAGAGAGCACCCGGTGTTATTAAACCGTGCCCCAACCCTTCACAGACTCGGTATTCAAGCATTTGAACCCCTACTCATTGAAGGTAAAGCTATTCAATTACACCCTCTCGTATGTGCAGCATTTAATGCTGACTTTGATGGTGACCAGATGGCGGTTCACGTTCCGCTTTCTATTGAAGCTCAGCTTGAAGCAAGAGCGCTTATGATGTCTACTAATAACATTTTAAGCCCGGCCAACGGTAAGCCGATAATTGTACCTAGCCAGGATATTATTTTAGGGCTTTACTATATGACTATCCAGCTTGATAATGAAAAAGGCGAGGGGATGGCATTTGTGGATGTAGCTGAAATAGAGCACGCATTACATGCCGGAACATTATCATTGCATGCAAAAATTAAAGCCAGAAGAAAAAGAATTGACGGCAACGGAAATATAACTACCTTTATTGCCGAGACTACTCCGGGAAGAGTTATTTTATCCGAGTTACTGCCAAAAGATGCGAATATGAGCTTTGATTTAGTTAATAGAGTTATTACTAAGAAAGAAGTTTCCAAACTAATTGATGCGGTTTATAGGCACTGCGGACAAAAGGCTACCGTAATATTTTCCGATCAACTTATGCAACTAGGATTTAGTAACGCTTGCATCTCAGGTATTTCATTCGGTAAAGATGATATTGTTATACCTGAAACTAAAGAGAAGCATATTCAAGAAACCCTAAGTGAAGCAAGACAATATGAAAGCCAACATGCTGACGGTTTGATTACCAGCGGTGAAAAATATAACAAAGTAGTTGATGCCTGGTCTCGTTGTACCGACCGCGTTGCAAATGATATGATGAAAATTATATCAAGCAAGCCGAAGAGCAATAACGATAACACTCCCGGTCAGCTGAAAATCAACAGTATATTTATGATGGCTGATTCAGGTGCCAGGGGTTCAGCTGCACAGCTAAGGCAGCTTGCAGGGATGAGAGGGCTTATGACTAAGCCGTCGGGTGAAATTATTGAAAACCCGATTACTTCTAACTTTAAAGAAGGTTTAACCGAGCTTGAATACTTTATTTCAACTCACGGGGCAAGAAAAGGATTGGCGGATACTGCGCTGAAAACAGCTAACTCCGGATACTTAACCAGAAAATTAGTAGATGTAGCACAGGACTGTATTATTGTTGAGAACGATTGCGGGACTCAAAACGGTATAGTAGCTAAACCGATCATTGAAGCAGGTGAAGTTGTCGTTCAACTTTCCGAAGCAATACTCGGAAGAGTTGCGATTACTGATGTTTACCATCCGACAAGCGGTGAGTTAATCACTAAAGCTAACGAAATGATCACCGAAGCAGTAGTTGAAAGAATTGATGAAGCAGGGGTTGATAGAATTAAAGTCAGATCCGTACTTACCTGTGAAAGTAAAGGCGGAGTATGTGCTAAGTGTTACGGTCGAGATCTTGCTACCGGGGATATGGTAAATATCGGTGAAGCAGTGGGTGTAATTGCTGCTCAATCGATCGGAGAGCCGGGAACTCAATTAACTATGAGAACGTTCCACATCGGGGGAGCTGCGCAGAAAGGCGCGGTTCAATCATCGGCAATAGCTTCACACGAAGGGAATATTAAAGTACTGCACAAAAATATCGTAACAGATAGCCAAGGTAAAAAAATTATTATGAGCCGAAGCTGTGAGGTATTAATATTTGATGATAAGGGAAGTGAGAAGGCAAGCTTTAAAGTTCCGTACGGTGCCAAATTATTAGTCGATGATGGCACAAGAGTTAAGCCGGGTCAGAAAATGGCTGAGTGGGATCCGTATACCATTCCGATTATTACTGAGAAATCAGGTAGAGCGACTTTTGCAGATTTAATGTCAGGTGTTTCATTAAAAGAAGTATTGGATGAAACTACTGGAGTAAGTAACAGGGTTGTAATTGATTGGAAACAACAAGCCAGAGGCTCTGAACTAAGACCAAGAATTTTACTTCAGGATGAAGAAGGAAATGTTATTACCTTAGCTAACGGATTGGAAGCCAGATATTTCCTACCTGTAGATGCGATCTTAAGTGTAAGTGATAATCAATATGTTAATGCGGGTGACGTTATTGCTCGTATACCGAAAGAATCTTCGAAAACTAAGGATATTACCGGTGGTCTTCCGAAAGTTGTGGAAAGGTTCGAAGCAAGAAAACCGAAAGATCACTCATTAATTAGTGAAAGTGACGGTTATATTGAGTTTGGTAAAGACTATAAATCTAAGCGTAGAATTATAGTAAGATCAAAAGATACTGCACTTGAGCCTGTAGAGTATTTCATTCCGAGAGGCAGGCATATCACGGTTAATGAAGGAGATTTTGTTTCTAAAGGTGATATGTTAATGGAAGGAAACCCATCTCCTCATGATATTTTAAGAATTATGGGTGTTGAGGCTCTTTCTACTTACGTGGTGAATGAAGTACAGCAAGTATATAGGTTACAAGGTGTAAAAATTGATGATAAGCACATTGAAGTTATTTTAAGACAAATGTTGCAAAAAGTTGAAATTACTGATCCGGGTGAAACTACATTCTTAACCGGGGAACAGGTTGATCGTGAAGAATTTGAAATTGTAAATAACAAAGCTTTAGAGCAAGGTTATATGCCTGCAGTTGCTATCCCGATTTTACAAGGGGTAACCAAAGCTTCGTTACAGACTCGTTCATTCTTCTCAGCTGCTTCGTTCCAAGAAACCACCAGAGTTTTAACTGATGCGGCAGTTGCAGGTAAAATTGATAAGCTACAAGGCTTGAAAGAAAACATTATTGTAGGTAGGTTGATTCCTGCGGGAACCGGTTTTTATACTAATGTAATCAAAAAAGCTGCTTACAAACGTGATAAAGATTTTGCCATAGCAAACCAGGCTGCGTATAGCGCAGGTTCTGAAAATGAAGAAAATTCTTCAGATCAGGAAAATTTAAAGAACGCTGCTAACTAG
- a CDS encoding 2-oxoadipate dioxygenase/decarboxylase family protein: protein MKEKIRQQLVQMLWDGYKESIPFYNRIFNENNIHLDHFAIIDLPSENSGMNHLKAIFSSLGFVYKGEGYLPEKHNPFAWMREDNYDEKLAHHTTAQPVIADFKLDALSPQVRHIVEKYAALIKPLEMEKFEYYKEQIDKNNEALIPEITGFLYNHLIDKERPKLTSKEYETVFKENELIAWVLAFGRVVNHFGVSIHLDNKASNLTEFNDNVLKSNIITLNATSNYIKGGEYCGIAQSSTNGLPIKIRLKDKEITTHNSFLEFVWRYSNLDKPTLAKDYYCNFIPQNANHVIESLYIKKTV from the coding sequence ATGAAGGAAAAAATTAGGCAGCAGTTAGTTCAAATGTTATGGGATGGTTATAAAGAGAGCATACCATTTTATAACCGGATTTTTAATGAAAATAATATACATTTAGATCATTTTGCAATAATTGATTTACCTTCCGAAAACTCAGGGATGAATCATTTAAAAGCCATTTTTTCAAGTTTAGGCTTTGTTTATAAAGGTGAAGGATATCTGCCTGAGAAGCATAACCCTTTTGCATGGATGCGAGAAGATAATTACGATGAAAAATTAGCACATCATACCACAGCTCAACCTGTTATTGCTGATTTCAAGCTTGATGCACTTTCTCCTCAGGTAAGGCATATAGTAGAAAAATATGCAGCACTTATAAAGCCTCTGGAGATGGAAAAGTTTGAATACTATAAGGAGCAGATTGATAAAAATAATGAAGCTTTAATTCCGGAAATTACCGGTTTTCTATATAATCACTTAATTGATAAAGAAAGACCTAAGCTGACTTCTAAAGAGTATGAAACAGTATTTAAAGAAAACGAGTTGATTGCATGGGTGCTTGCTTTCGGAAGAGTAGTTAACCATTTTGGGGTATCAATCCATTTAGATAATAAAGCGAGTAACCTTACTGAATTTAATGATAATGTTTTAAAAAGTAATATAATAACCCTAAATGCTACTTCTAATTATATAAAAGGTGGTGAATATTGCGGAATTGCGCAGTCTTCAACTAATGGTTTGCCTATAAAAATCCGACTTAAAGATAAAGAAATAACCACACATAATAGTTTTTTAGAATTTGTGTGGAGATACTCAAATTTAGACAAGCCAACTTTAGCAAAAGACTACTATTGTAATTTCATTCCACAAAATGCGAATCATGTGATTGAATCACTTTATATAAAAAAGACTGTATAA
- a CDS encoding ATP-binding protein, with the protein MKMNFIIILLILSAVFVLLNIYLIKSYLNLKLSNQKILLASKAKSLFMQKLAYEFRNPLNGIAGFSEMLEAGYFGELSPKQQERVHDIYTCGNQLQSLIKDLIDLSKGESGMVELIETGTNLSVIIDKAIDGLKTKISSNKIRILTDLEPIDCQIMGDQNKLVQVFRNIIDNAVKFSLKGGQVTIKQSSIQDKFLKICIADSGIGMNQDILDTLFLFPDDTKKTKSLNNGLGMGMPLAKLFIELHGGIIEVDSEDKIGTTIAILIPESRLKLC; encoded by the coding sequence ATGAAAATGAATTTTATTATAATACTACTAATTTTAAGCGCAGTTTTTGTTTTACTTAATATATATTTAATAAAAAGTTACTTAAACCTAAAATTAAGTAACCAAAAAATTCTTTTAGCAAGTAAGGCAAAATCACTTTTTATGCAAAAATTAGCTTATGAATTTCGTAATCCTTTAAATGGTATTGCAGGGTTTTCGGAAATGCTGGAAGCCGGATATTTCGGTGAACTTTCCCCAAAACAACAAGAGCGGGTGCATGATATATATACATGTGGAAATCAGCTTCAAAGCTTAATAAAAGATTTAATCGATTTATCTAAAGGTGAATCGGGTATGGTTGAACTGATTGAAACCGGGACAAATCTTTCTGTTATAATTGATAAAGCTATAGATGGTCTTAAAACTAAGATTTCTTCTAATAAAATTCGTATTTTAACTGATTTGGAACCTATTGACTGTCAAATTATGGGAGATCAAAATAAGTTGGTTCAGGTTTTTAGAAATATTATTGATAATGCTGTAAAATTTTCTTTAAAAGGCGGGCAAGTCACTATAAAACAATCAAGTATTCAAGATAAGTTTCTTAAAATCTGTATTGCTGATTCGGGTATAGGTATGAATCAAGATATTCTGGATACTCTATTTTTATTCCCTGATGATACTAAAAAAACCAAAAGTTTAAATAACGGGTTGGGCATGGGTATGCCTTTGGCTAAGCTTTTTATTGAACTGCATGGGGGAATAATTGAAGTTGATAGTGAGGATAAAATCGGTACTACGATTGCTATTTTAATTCCTGAATCCAGGTTAAAACTTTGTTAG
- a CDS encoding YifB family Mg chelatase-like AAA ATPase: MIASVKTVCFLGIECKEVDVQVHIAPGLPCFNIVGLADKSVAESKERVRAAFHSMAIAFPAKRITVNLSPADLLKEGNHFDLAIAVGLLVSLEIVSQEEVEKYIIMGELSLDGKIKNVNGVLPAAIFANSQELGVICPELNGKEAAWSGNNSIVAASSLIALIHHLNGKHFITYPQVDKIEDVCEYPNLKDIRGQRIAKRALEIAAAGGHNMLMIGPPGSGKSMLAKRLPGIVPPLTSEEVLEVSVVASISGIIADSEGIITKRPYRDPHSSSSMAAIVGGGRNAKPGEVTLAHNGVLFLDELPEFPRNVLESLRQPIETGSITIARVNSHITYPSRFQLIAAMNPCRCGYFGDINSSCSKAPRCAEDYQSKISGPLIDRFDLKVDVPAVNILEIEEEESESSEKVAARVTSAREIQKNRYRGVKIQLNAHADGEVLTKATNLNKEIIDFLKKAVEKFNLSMRGYNRVLRVARTIADLDNQENISKNHIAEALSFRISKFQK; encoded by the coding sequence ATGATTGCTAGTGTAAAAACTGTTTGTTTTTTAGGAATAGAATGTAAGGAAGTAGATGTCCAGGTACATATAGCACCCGGACTACCATGTTTTAATATTGTCGGGCTTGCTGATAAATCGGTTGCGGAGTCGAAAGAAAGAGTAAGAGCAGCATTTCATAGTATGGCGATTGCTTTCCCGGCAAAAAGAATTACGGTGAATCTTTCCCCTGCCGATCTTTTAAAAGAAGGTAATCATTTTGATTTGGCTATTGCCGTCGGATTATTAGTTTCACTTGAAATAGTTTCACAAGAGGAAGTAGAAAAATATATTATTATGGGTGAACTCTCGCTTGACGGTAAAATAAAGAATGTGAACGGCGTACTTCCGGCTGCAATATTTGCTAATTCACAGGAATTAGGGGTGATCTGCCCGGAGTTAAATGGAAAAGAAGCAGCATGGTCGGGTAATAATTCAATAGTTGCGGCAAGTTCGCTTATAGCTTTAATTCACCACTTAAACGGAAAGCACTTTATTACATATCCGCAAGTTGATAAGATTGAAGATGTATGTGAGTATCCTAATCTTAAGGATATAAGAGGCCAAAGAATTGCTAAGCGAGCTTTAGAGATTGCTGCTGCAGGAGGGCATAATATGTTGATGATTGGTCCTCCCGGTTCCGGTAAATCGATGCTTGCAAAGCGCTTACCCGGAATTGTGCCACCGCTTACGTCTGAAGAAGTGCTGGAGGTAAGTGTGGTTGCAAGTATTTCAGGGATTATTGCCGATTCTGAAGGAATTATTACTAAAAGGCCTTATCGAGATCCTCATTCATCCTCTTCAATGGCTGCAATTGTAGGGGGCGGAAGAAATGCTAAACCCGGAGAAGTGACCCTTGCTCATAACGGAGTATTGTTTTTAGATGAACTGCCTGAATTTCCCCGTAATGTTTTAGAATCCTTAAGGCAGCCAATAGAAACTGGTAGCATAACTATTGCAAGGGTAAATTCTCATATTACCTACCCCTCGCGTTTTCAGCTAATTGCTGCGATGAACCCTTGCAGGTGCGGGTATTTCGGTGATATTAACTCATCTTGTTCCAAGGCTCCCAGGTGTGCTGAGGATTATCAATCAAAAATTTCAGGCCCTCTTATTGATAGGTTTGATTTAAAAGTTGATGTGCCGGCTGTAAATATTTTAGAGATTGAAGAAGAAGAGAGTGAATCTTCCGAAAAGGTGGCTGCCCGCGTAACTAGTGCTCGTGAAATACAAAAAAACAGATATAGGGGAGTAAAGATTCAGCTTAACGCACATGCCGATGGTGAAGTGCTGACTAAAGCTACTAACCTTAATAAGGAGATAATTGACTTTTTAAAGAAAGCAGTTGAAAAATTTAATCTTTCAATGCGAGGTTATAATCGAGTACTAAGGGTTGCCAGGACTATTGCAGATCTTGACAATCAGGAAAATATAAGCAAAAACCATATAGCTGAAGCCTTAAGCTTTAGAATAAGTAAATTCCAAAAATGA
- a CDS encoding DUF721 domain-containing protein encodes MQKISSPKKLINIIEEVTKPICKQYGFINFKITANWQQIVGVRIAQICSPLGVKFQGEQNTNGILTIGVENPGFGLEIQANSNIIVEKIATYFGYRAVDKIKLQIIPKRKKKDASLDTPQPKKTGIINSTMTNALAEIEDPEIKEIFQSIAEQIS; translated from the coding sequence ATGCAAAAAATTTCCTCACCCAAGAAGCTGATAAACATTATTGAAGAAGTGACTAAGCCGATATGTAAACAATATGGGTTTATAAACTTTAAAATAACGGCCAATTGGCAGCAAATTGTGGGAGTAAGAATTGCTCAAATTTGTTCTCCGTTAGGAGTAAAATTTCAAGGTGAACAAAACACCAACGGTATTTTGACTATAGGAGTTGAAAACCCTGGGTTCGGGTTAGAAATTCAGGCGAATTCTAATATAATTGTTGAAAAAATTGCAACCTATTTCGGCTATAGAGCAGTAGATAAAATTAAACTACAGATAATACCTAAACGAAAAAAGAAGGATGCAAGCTTAGATACACCACAGCCGAAAAAAACGGGTATTATAAATAGTACCATGACTAATGCGTTAGCAGAGATTGAAGATCCTGAAATTAAAGAAATATTTCAAAGCATTGCCGAGCAAATTTCTTAG
- a CDS encoding ankyrin repeat domain-containing protein has product MSLNIANSITSFYYNHGSFENEQQKLAYSLAKTIIMNDKENIAKVLEKSANINGLIFEDENNNYYTPLQYAVELQNKELVEMLINKGADVNIKFYDNSTLLHKLVTSPHEIDIEIAKVLINHGFNVNALDNQGASPFYKMLASSTLLEGWDKNKIGLLNQILDQEISNFNVPDDYIGSIVHSAITSSLYQPSDKEKDIYIAEAVKKMLDKGVHIDEKYETGSELEYALRLEQFSVAKLLICNGASKDLVSEDYQHQIARLGEFNCDEQFTIQQPIQHEEL; this is encoded by the coding sequence ATGTCCCTTAATATAGCAAATTCTATAACAAGTTTTTATTATAACCATGGCAGCTTTGAAAATGAGCAGCAAAAATTAGCTTATTCTTTAGCAAAGACTATTATCATGAATGACAAGGAAAATATTGCAAAAGTATTAGAAAAAAGCGCGAATATAAACGGACTTATTTTTGAAGATGAAAATAATAATTATTATACTCCCTTACAATATGCTGTTGAACTTCAAAATAAAGAACTAGTTGAAATGCTTATAAACAAAGGCGCTGATGTTAATATCAAATTTTATGATAATTCGACTCTTTTACATAAGCTGGTAACTTCTCCTCATGAAATCGATATTGAAATAGCTAAGGTGTTAATTAATCATGGCTTTAATGTTAATGCATTAGATAATCAAGGAGCTAGCCCGTTTTATAAAATGCTCGCGTCCTCAACTTTGTTGGAAGGGTGGGATAAAAATAAGATAGGCTTGCTTAATCAGATTTTGGATCAGGAAATATCAAATTTTAATGTTCCCGATGATTACATAGGCTCTATTGTACATAGCGCTATTACCAGTTCATTATATCAACCGAGTGATAAAGAAAAAGATATCTATATTGCTGAGGCAGTTAAAAAAATGCTTGATAAAGGTGTTCATATTGATGAAAAATATGAAACGGGTAGTGAGCTGGAGTATGCATTAAGGTTAGAACAATTCAGTGTCGCGAAATTATTAATTTGTAACGGAGCAAGCAAAGATTTAGTAAGTGAAGACTATCAGCATCAAATTGCAAGATTAGGTGAATTTAATTGCGATGAGCAATTTACGATACAACAACCGATACAACACGAAGAGCTATAA
- a CDS encoding Npt1/Npt2 family nucleotide transporter: MNYKKFIPIQAHELPKFLLTSFMMVLTLYIYSIVRNAKDAIIISNVGAELISTLKLFGVLPFAIIFMVAYTKIIDYLNRVTTYHVVNWFFMSFFIVFDLFLYPNTHLIHFDLSNMIAKLPALKYFFVMVENWSYSLFYIMSELWGSMMLSLMFWQLANQIYSINDAKKFYSLFGFVGQIGLFSAGSFMMLFTKTGTTWQTSLHYITSSILLSGILLSIALFVLGNYLVGNDTINGTQTKSKKKKPGLVESLKYVFSSKYIGLIALLVICYGISINLVEGVWKKLIQIVYPDPKDISNFGGKVQMYTALATFTAMLASSFVLRIFSWRTAAIITPIIILITGVPFFIFVSYKGWFANTLDVTSATILFFAVIFGATQNVLSKAIKYSFFDPTKEMAYIPLDEELKAKGKAAADVIGGRLGKSGGAIIQWSMLSFITGSTLVSLAPILSIIFVVVMCIWFIAVIKLNKEFKIKSSGSN; the protein is encoded by the coding sequence ATGAATTATAAGAAATTTATCCCGATACAAGCACACGAGTTACCTAAATTTTTACTCACCTCTTTTATGATGGTGCTAACCCTTTATATATATAGCATTGTAAGAAATGCTAAAGACGCAATCATTATTTCTAACGTTGGTGCTGAATTAATAAGTACCTTAAAGTTATTCGGCGTACTACCCTTTGCAATAATATTTATGGTAGCTTACACAAAAATAATCGATTACTTAAATAGAGTCACTACCTACCACGTGGTAAACTGGTTTTTCATGAGCTTCTTCATAGTATTTGATCTATTTCTCTACCCGAATACACATTTAATTCATTTTGATTTAAGCAATATGATAGCTAAGCTTCCGGCACTGAAATATTTTTTCGTTATGGTTGAAAATTGGTCATACTCTCTATTTTATATAATGTCCGAGTTATGGGGCAGTATGATGCTATCATTAATGTTCTGGCAACTTGCAAACCAAATTTATTCCATAAACGACGCGAAAAAGTTTTATTCACTATTCGGGTTTGTCGGACAAATAGGCTTGTTTTCAGCAGGGTCATTTATGATGCTGTTTACTAAAACTGGTACAACTTGGCAAACTTCATTACATTATATAACTTCTTCTATATTATTATCAGGAATATTACTTAGCATTGCATTATTTGTTTTAGGTAATTACCTTGTCGGTAATGATACAATAAACGGAACCCAAACTAAATCCAAAAAGAAAAAGCCGGGTTTAGTTGAAAGTTTAAAATATGTTTTCTCTTCTAAATATATAGGATTAATTGCTCTTCTTGTTATATGCTATGGTATTTCAATTAATCTGGTGGAAGGAGTATGGAAAAAGCTTATTCAAATAGTTTATCCAGATCCGAAAGATATTAGTAATTTCGGCGGGAAAGTACAAATGTACACTGCACTTGCTACATTTACTGCAATGCTGGCGAGCTCTTTTGTGCTTCGTATTTTTAGCTGGAGAACGGCTGCTATAATAACTCCTATCATTATTTTAATTACAGGAGTACCGTTTTTCATATTTGTAAGTTATAAAGGATGGTTTGCAAATACATTGGATGTGACAAGTGCAACTATACTATTCTTCGCAGTTATATTCGGCGCTACACAAAACGTTTTAAGTAAAGCTATAAAGTATTCTTTCTTTGACCCGACCAAAGAAATGGCTTATATACCGCTTGACGAGGAACTTAAAGCTAAAGGGAAAGCAGCTGCTGACGTTATCGGTGGAAGACTGGGGAAATCGGGAGGTGCAATCATTCAGTGGAGCATGCTCTCTTTCATAACCGGCTCTACACTTGTTAGCCTTGCTCCCATACTTTCTATTATTTTTGTAGTAGTTATGTGCATATGGTTTATTGCCGTAATTAAGCTCAATAAAGAATTTAAAATAAAATCTTCCGGTTCTAACTAA